A window of the Henckelia pumila isolate YLH828 chromosome 3, ASM3356847v2, whole genome shotgun sequence genome harbors these coding sequences:
- the LOC140893454 gene encoding UDP-glycosyltransferase 86A1-like produces MAGTHRRPHAIMIPYPYQGHINPFVYLAMKLASHGFTITFVNTQSVHYRISRAQLRTNGADIFTKARDSGLDIRYATLSDGFPLSFDRSSNHDQFVEGLLHVFSAHVDELVADLCKSDPPPTCLIADTFYVWGSEIARKHDLVNVSFWTEPALVLSMYYHLDLLKANGHFASAENRKDMIDYIPGVEAIKPTDLMSYLQAADIWTVVHRVIYRAFEDIKKADIIICNTVQELESQTLSALHKKQPTYAIGPIVSSFTNQTVSTSLWSESDCTQWLNSKPDGSVLYVSFGSHAHTITRQGIWEIAHGLLASGVNFLWVVRPDIVSSDEIDFLPAGFESEMKGKGLIIQWCSQIKVISHRAIGGFLSHCGWNSVLESIWCGIPLICFPLFTDQFTNRKLVVNDWRIGINLCDRETITREEVAEKIKYLMSRTSSEELRKAVMDVRRTLKNALPSDGSSEKNFSLFMEEIKIQTKKKGGASVEIQDQSAKHVWVPNGVNLCQQAI; encoded by the exons ATGGCCGGAACCCATCGGAGGCCCCACGCCATAATGATCCCGTACCCGTACCAGGGTCACATCAACCCCTTCGTTTATCTTGCCATGAAGCTGGCGTCTCATGGCTTCACCATCACCTTCGTCAACACGCAATCCGTGCACTACAGGATTTCCAGGGCCCAGCTGCGGACAAACGGCGCCGACATTTTCACCAAAGCCCGGGATTCGGGCCTGGACATCCGCTACGCCACGCTGTCCGACGGGTTTCCTCTCTCGTTCGACAGATCTTCCAACCACGACCAGTTCGTGGAGGGCTTGCTCCACGTTTTCTCCGCTCACGTGGACGAGCTCGTGGCGGATTTGTGCAAGTCTGATCCGCCTCCTACGTGTTTGATTGCGGATACTTTCTACGTTTGGGGCTCGGAGATCGCgcggaagcatgatttggtcaATGTTTCGTTTTGGACGGAGCCTGCTCTGGTTTTGTCTATGTATTATCATCTGGACCTGCTCAAGGCAAATGGCCACTTCGCCTCCGCCG AGAATAGGAAGGACATGATCGATTACATACCCGGAGTTGAGGCGATCAAGCCAACCGATCTCATGTCCTACCTCCAAGCTGCCGACATATGGACGGTGGTGCATCGGGTGATTTACCGAGCATTTGAGGACATAAAGAAAGCTGATATTATAATCTGCAACACTGTTCAAGAACTGGAGTCACAAACACTTTCAGCCCTACACAAGAAACAGCCTACTTATGCTATTGGTCCTATCGTCTCTAGCTTCACAAACCAGACGGTTTCCACGAGCCTGTGGTCCGAGTCAGACTGTACACAGTGGCTAAACTCGAAGCCGGATGGGTCCGTTCTGTATGTCTCATTTGGTAGCCATGCTCACACCATTACTAGACAGGGTATTTGGGAGATAGCTCATGGACTATTAGCAAGTGGGGTGAATTTTTTGTGGGTTGTTAGGCCTGATATTGTGAGCTCCGATGAGATTGATTTTCTCCCAGCTGGATTCGAAAGTGAAATGAAAGGAAAAGGGTTGATTATTCAATGGTGCAGCCAGATTAAAGTCATTTCGCACCGTGCCATTGGAGGTTTTTTATCCCACTGTGGATGGAACTCCGTTCTTGAAAGCATATGGTGCGGCATTCCTTTGATTTGCTTCCCTTTGTTCACGGATCAGTTCACCAACCGCAAGTTGGTCGTCAACGACTGGAGGATCGGGATCAATCTATGCGACAGGGAGACGATCACCCGTGAAGAAGTGGCGGAAAAGATCAAGTATTTGATGAGCCGGACGAGTTCGGAGGAGCTGAGGAAGGCAGTCATGGATGTGAGGAGGACATTGAAAAACGCCTTGCCGAGCGACGGATCGTCGGAGAAAAACTTCAGCTTGTTCATGGAAGAAATCAAGATTCAGACGAAGAAGAAAGGTGGAGCAAGTGTTGAGATTCAGGATCAATCTGCAAAACATGTTTGGGTTCCCAATGGAGTAAATCTTTGTCAGCAAGCTATTTAA
- the LOC140893453 gene encoding cell division control protein 48 homolog E, with amino-acid sequence MSNQAESSDSKGTKRDFSTAILERKKAPNRLVVDEAINDDNSVVSLHPETMEKLQLFRGDTILIKGKKRKDTICIALADDTCDEPKIRMNKVVRSNLRVRLGDVVSVHQCADVKYGKRVHILPVDDTIEGVTGNLFDAYLKPYFLEAYRPVRKGDLFLVRGGMRSVEFKIIESDPSEYCVVAPDTEIFCEGEPVKREDEDRLDEVGYDDVGGVRKQMAQIRELVELPLRHPQLFKSIGVKPPKGILLYGPPGSGKTLIARAVANETGAFFFCINGPEIMSKLAGESESNLRKAFEEAEKNAPSIIFIDEIDSIAPKREKTHGEVERRIVSQLLTLMDGLKSRAHVIVIGATNRPNSIDAALRRFGRFDREIDIGVPDEVGRLEVLRIHTKNMKLAEDVDLEKISKNTHGYVGADLAALCTEAALQCIREKMDVIDLEDDSIDAEILNSMAVTNEHFETALGTSNPSALRETVVEVPNVSWEDIGGLENVKRELQETVQYPVEHPEKFEKFGMSPSKGVLFYGPPGCGKTLLAKAIANECQANFISVKGPELLTMWFGESEANVREIFDKARQSAPCVLFFDELDSIATQRGSSVGDAGGAADRVLNQLLTEMDGMNAKKTVFIIGATNRPDIIDPALLRPGRLDQLIYIPLPDEDSRHQIFKACLRKSPISKDVDLRALAKYTQGFSGADITEICQRACKYAIRENIEKDIERERRRSENPEAMEEDLEDEVAEIKAAHFEESMKYARRSVSDADIRKYQSFAQTLQQSRGFGTEFRFTENSSGVAASDPFASSAGAADEDDLYS; translated from the exons ATGAGCAATCAAGCCGAATCCTCCGATTC AAAAGGTACGAAAAGGGATTTTAGTACAGCGATTCTGGAGAGGAAGAAGGCGCCGAATCGATTAGTGGTTGATGAGGCTATTAATGATGATAATTCTGTGGTGTCGCTTCACCCTGAAACTATGGAAAAGCTTCAGCTTTTCCGCGGAGACACTATCTTGATCAag GGTAAGAAAAGGAAGGATACAATTTGCATTGCCCTTGCTGATGATACTTGTGATGAACCAAAGATTCGGATGAACAAGGTTGTGAGAAGCAACCTCAGGGTTAGACTTGGAGATGTGGTTTCTGTCCATCAATGTGCTGATGTGAAATATGGGAAGCGAGTCCACATTCTTCCAGTGGACGATACAATTGAAGGGGTTACAGGAAATCTTTTCGATGCTTACCTTAAAC CATACTTCCTTGAAGCATACCGACCGGTAAGGAAAGGCGACCTGTTTCTTGTGAGGGGAGGGATGAGAAGTGTGGAGTTTAAGATCATTGAGTCTGATCCTTCAGAGTACTGTGTTGTTGCCCCGGATACTGAAATATTCTGTGAGGGAGAGCCAGTAAAAAGGGAGGATGAGGATCGTCTGGATGAGGTTGGCTATGACGATGTTGGCGGTGTTCGCAAACAGATGGCTCAAATCCGTGAGTTGGTTGAGCTGCCACTTAGGCACCCAcagctttttaaatcaattgGTGTCAAGCCTCCAAAAGGAATACTGCTTTATGGACCTCCGGGATCTGGAAAAACCTTAATAGCCCGAGCTGTGGCAAACGAAACCGGTGCTTTCTTCTTTTGTATCAATGGACCGGAAATAATGTCTAAATTAGCTGGAGAAAGTGAAAGCAATCTAAGGaaggcatttgaggaagctgagaAGAATGCTCCGTCCATCATCTTTATCGATGAAATTGATTCAATCGCCCCCAAGAGAGAGAAAACACATGGAGAGGTTGAGAGAAGGATAGTCTCCCAACTCCTAACGTTGATGGATGGACTCAAATCCCGTGCCCATGTTATTGTAATTGGTGCCACAAACCGCCCCAATAGCATCGATGCTGCCCTGAGGAGGTTCGGGAGATTTGATCGGGAAATAGACATTGGTGTTCCTGATGAAGTTGGGCGTCTTGAAGTACTTCGTATCCACACAAAGAACATGAAGCTTGCTGAAGAT GTTGATTTGGAAAAAATTTCCAAGAACACACATGGCTATGTTGGTGCCGACCTGGCTGCTCTATGCACTGAGGCTGCCCTTCAATGCATCAGGGAGAAGATGGACGTGATTGACTTGGAGGACGATTCCATTGATGCAGAAATACTGAATTCCATGGCTGTTACTAATGAACATTTTGAGACCGCTCTCGGAACTAGCAATCCTTCGGCTCTACGTGAAACA GTGGTTGAAGTTCCTAATGTTAGCTGGGAAGATATTGGAGGCCTCGAAAATGTCAAACGTGAACTCCAAGAG ACTGTTCAATATCCAGTGGAGCATCCTGAGAAGTTCGAAAAATTTGGCATGTCACCTTCTAAGGGGGTTCTTTTTTACGGACCTCCTGGATGTGGAAAGACTTTGTTGGCCAAGGCCATTGCCAATGAATGTCAGGCCAATTTTATCAGCGTCAAGGGTCCTGAATTGCTTACAATGTGGTTCGGAGAGAGTGAGGCCAATGTCAGAGAAATCTTTGACAAGGCTCGTCAATCTGCTCCTTGTGTCCTATTTTTCGATGAATTGGACTCAATTGCAACTCAG aGAGGAAGTAGCGTAGGAGATGCTGGTGGTGCTGCTGATCGAGTACTGAATCAACTTCTTACTGAAATGGATGGTATGAATGCCAAGAAAACGGTTTTCATTATTGGTGCCACCAACAGGCCAGATATTATTGATCCCGCACTGCTTCGTCCTGGCCGTCTTGATCAGTTGATTTACATCCCTCTTCCTGATGAGGACTCACGCcaccaaatcttcaaagcatgCTTAAGAAAGTCACCTATTTCAAAAGATGTGGACTTAAGAGCCCTTGCTAAGTACACTCAAGGGTTTAGTGGTGCCGACATCACAGAAATATGCCAACGTGCATGCAAATATGCTATCAGAGAGAACATTGAAAAG GATATTGAAAGAGAGAGAAGAAGAAGCGAGAATCCGGAGGCCATGGAGGAGGACCTCGAAGACGAGGTGGCTGAGATAAAGGCAGCACATTTTGAGGAATCAATGAAGTATGCGAGGAGGAGTGTGAGCGATGCTGACATTCGCAAGTACCAGTCATTTGCTCAGACATTGCAGCAGTCGAGAGGATTTGGTACTGAATTCCGGTTTACTGAGAACAGCAGTGGCGTTGCTGCATCGGATCCTTTTGCATCTTCCGCTGGTGCAGCTGATGAAGATGATCTTTATAGTTAG